From Rhodoferax sp. AJA081-3, the proteins below share one genomic window:
- a CDS encoding S8 family serine peptidase: MSGYRILVAIASGTALAGASWFAQAQANTRAAAVVSSSAKAELRVARSGAGQRMNRLIVQFKNTVDSDKNGAMQLASAQERVQSLNTFALSSRAGGATLSYLKSVSANTHVAQTSAPMDYAALRALAQTLAQDPRVEYAEVDERVFSHFVPNDTFYAAQQGNLQSPFVQAGGANLPNAWGRSVGGVPVSGSGVTVAVLDSGYRPHADLVANIVAGYDFVSQDGVADFTTANDGDGRDANALDPGDWNSQKDLCDVENSSWHGTHVAGIIGAVGNNNAGVIGVAYRAKVLPVRVLGVCGGYTSDTAAALQWAAGLAVPGVPANANPAKVINMSFGRSGACSVTYQNAVRAVTTAGTLIVVSTGNDGSTDAITQPSNCPGVMAVTAHTSTGANTDYANVGAGTLISAPGNSIYSLSNTGTTVPGADNFIARTGTSFSAPQVAGVAALLAQIKPGITPAEIITHITTSARPYAAGTYCVGRPECGAGLLDAFKAVYSVLQSQGVANAAPLMAALPQQYVLPGGALQFTATASDADGDAVAFIGSGLPAGATFNAVTGVFSWPKAQPAGDYNFVIQPTDGATLGASITVKISVTTAIPVAPVAPVEPTPPAVTPTPPLTLTPITNSGGGGGGAMGWMDMVAGLLLLAASAWVRRTAPPQPTRS; encoded by the coding sequence TGCGCGTGGCCCGATCAGGCGCCGGGCAGCGCATGAACCGGTTAATTGTGCAGTTCAAAAACACTGTAGATAGCGATAAAAACGGGGCCATGCAGTTGGCCTCGGCGCAGGAACGTGTACAAAGCCTGAACACGTTCGCTCTGTCCAGCAGGGCGGGTGGTGCAACCCTTTCGTACCTGAAATCGGTCTCAGCCAACACCCATGTGGCGCAGACCAGTGCTCCCATGGATTACGCCGCATTGCGCGCACTGGCCCAAACCCTGGCCCAGGACCCGCGTGTAGAGTATGCCGAGGTGGACGAGCGGGTGTTCTCCCACTTTGTACCCAATGACACGTTTTACGCAGCCCAGCAGGGCAACCTGCAATCGCCGTTTGTGCAAGCCGGTGGGGCCAACCTGCCCAACGCGTGGGGGCGCTCCGTGGGGGGTGTACCCGTCAGCGGATCAGGTGTTACGGTAGCCGTGCTGGACTCGGGCTACCGACCCCATGCAGATCTGGTGGCCAATATTGTGGCGGGCTACGATTTTGTCAGCCAGGACGGCGTCGCTGACTTCACCACCGCCAACGATGGTGATGGTCGCGATGCCAATGCGCTGGACCCGGGCGACTGGAACTCGCAGAAAGACCTGTGCGACGTAGAAAACTCATCGTGGCATGGCACCCATGTGGCGGGCATCATCGGTGCGGTGGGCAACAACAATGCAGGGGTGATCGGTGTGGCCTACCGGGCCAAAGTTCTGCCGGTGCGGGTGCTGGGTGTGTGTGGTGGCTACACCTCCGACACCGCTGCGGCCCTGCAGTGGGCTGCGGGCCTGGCCGTGCCGGGTGTACCGGCCAATGCCAACCCGGCCAAGGTTATTAACATGAGTTTTGGCCGCAGCGGTGCGTGCTCTGTAACCTACCAAAACGCCGTGCGTGCAGTCACTACGGCGGGTACCCTGATAGTAGTCTCCACCGGCAACGACGGTTCCACCGACGCCATCACCCAGCCCAGCAATTGCCCTGGGGTCATGGCCGTCACCGCGCACACCAGCACGGGTGCCAACACGGACTACGCCAATGTGGGTGCTGGCACCTTGATCAGCGCGCCGGGGAACAGCATCTATTCCCTCAGCAACACGGGTACCACAGTCCCGGGTGCAGATAACTTTATTGCACGCACGGGCACCAGCTTCTCGGCGCCACAGGTTGCGGGCGTGGCAGCGTTGCTGGCGCAGATCAAGCCTGGCATCACCCCGGCCGAAATCATCACCCACATCACCACGTCGGCCAGGCCCTATGCCGCGGGCACGTATTGTGTTGGCCGGCCCGAGTGTGGTGCGGGCCTGCTGGATGCTTTCAAGGCGGTGTATTCGGTGCTGCAGTCACAGGGCGTGGCCAACGCCGCACCGCTGATGGCGGCGCTGCCCCAGCAGTATGTGTTGCCAGGTGGTGCGCTGCAGTTCACCGCCACGGCGAGTGACGCCGACGGTGACGCTGTGGCCTTTATCGGCAGCGGTCTGCCCGCTGGCGCCACCTTTAATGCGGTCACCGGCGTCTTCAGCTGGCCCAAGGCCCAGCCTGCGGGTGACTACAACTTTGTAATCCAGCCCACCGATGGCGCCACTCTGGGTGCCAGCATCACGGTGAAGATTTCGGTGACCACGGCGATACCGGTTGCACCGGTGGCGCCGGTAGAGCCCACACCACCAGCGGTAACCCCCACGCCGCCGCTCACGCTGACACCCATTACCAACAGTGGCGGCGGCGGTGGGGGCGCCATGGGTTGGATGGATATGGTGGCTGGTCTGCTGTTGTTAGCCGCCAGTGCCTGGGTCCGCCGGACTGCCCCGCCGCAACCCACGCGCAGCTAA
- the rrtA gene encoding rhombosortase gives MAVRHSLWSGAGLWSLGFVVVTLGLQWLPGAAENLQFVRPTYVAGAWWQLFTAQWVHMGTLHAAANALGLVVLLRVFQGLISGHLQVVALLGGYAGVAVVLALDPHCTVYAGASGALHGLLAGSACALLASPPQLPMTRQRMHILACCVLLGLAAKLLVQHFGTSPTQAGWLGFATYYPAHEAGAVGGLLAVVCAAWLLPLAARGLRRGSPADPGTGG, from the coding sequence ATGGCTGTGCGCCACAGTCTGTGGAGCGGGGCTGGGCTGTGGTCGCTGGGCTTCGTGGTGGTGACGCTGGGTCTGCAATGGCTGCCGGGCGCTGCCGAAAACTTGCAGTTTGTGCGCCCTACTTATGTAGCGGGTGCGTGGTGGCAACTGTTCACCGCCCAATGGGTCCACATGGGCACCTTACACGCGGCCGCCAATGCGCTGGGCCTGGTGGTCTTGCTGCGGGTATTCCAGGGGCTGATCAGCGGGCACCTGCAAGTGGTGGCTCTGCTGGGGGGGTATGCCGGTGTGGCGGTGGTGCTGGCGCTGGACCCCCATTGCACGGTGTATGCCGGCGCATCGGGTGCCTTGCATGGTCTGCTGGCAGGTAGCGCCTGTGCGTTGCTGGCGTCGCCCCCGCAGTTGCCCATGACACGTCAGCGCATGCACATACTGGCCTGCTGTGTGTTGTTGGGGCTGGCGGCCAAGCTGCTGGTGCAGCACTTTGGTACGTCCCCCACCCAGGCTGGCTGGCTGGGTTTTGCAACCTATTACCCGGCCCACGAGGCCGGGGCTGTGGGTGGCCTGCTGGCCGTGGTGTGCGCGGCGTGGCTGCTGCCCTTAGCTGCGCGTGGGTTGCGGCGGGGCAGTCCGGCGGACCCAGGCACTGGCGGCTAA
- the nagZ gene encoding beta-N-acetylhexosaminidase — MTFHAPLIIDIAGLTLTPADRKRLKHPLVGGLILFARNWQDRAQLTALCADIKKIRSDLLICVDHEGGRVQRFKTDGFTHLPPMRALGEMWMQPPKAGADAKGHAGPMDATNAATACGYVMGAELRACGVDLSFTPVLDLDYGGSSVIGDRAFARDPRVVSLLAKSLMQGMLQSGMANCGKHFPGHGFVAADSHTAIPVDKRSLKAILADDAAPYRWLNTVTLSVMPAHVIYPKVDARPAGFSSIWLNDILRGQLGFGGAIFSDDLSMAGARVVDGQPVSFTQAALAALAAGCDMVLLCNQSLASSEGGGKGIDAVLDGLTEAQVKGQWQPSDAGELRRRALLPATPAVEWDALMVQPAYMHALDWIA; from the coding sequence ATGACCTTCCACGCACCCCTCATCATCGATATTGCAGGCCTCACGTTGACGCCCGCGGACCGCAAGCGGCTGAAGCACCCCCTGGTGGGTGGGCTGATTTTGTTCGCACGCAACTGGCAAGACCGCGCCCAGCTTACGGCCCTGTGTGCCGACATCAAAAAGATACGCAGCGATCTGCTGATCTGTGTGGACCACGAGGGTGGCCGGGTGCAGCGTTTCAAGACCGATGGCTTCACCCACCTGCCGCCCATGCGCGCGCTGGGTGAGATGTGGATGCAGCCGCCCAAGGCGGGTGCTGACGCCAAAGGCCACGCCGGTCCGATGGACGCTACCAATGCTGCCACCGCCTGCGGCTACGTAATGGGCGCCGAGTTACGCGCCTGCGGTGTGGACCTGAGCTTCACGCCGGTGCTCGACCTGGACTACGGTGGCAGCAGTGTCATCGGTGACCGCGCCTTTGCCCGCGACCCGCGGGTGGTCAGCCTGCTGGCCAAGAGTCTGATGCAGGGCATGCTGCAAAGCGGCATGGCCAACTGCGGCAAACATTTTCCCGGGCACGGCTTTGTGGCTGCGGATTCCCACACTGCCATCCCCGTGGACAAACGCAGCCTCAAAGCGATTCTGGCCGACGATGCCGCGCCCTACCGCTGGCTCAACACCGTGACCCTGAGTGTGATGCCCGCCCATGTGATCTACCCCAAGGTGGATGCGCGGCCGGCGGGTTTCTCCAGCATCTGGCTGAACGACATCCTGCGTGGCCAGTTGGGTTTTGGTGGCGCCATCTTTAGCGATGATTTGTCCATGGCCGGTGCGCGGGTTGTGGATGGCCAGCCAGTCAGCTTCACGCAGGCCGCCCTGGCTGCGCTGGCGGCGGGTTGCGACATGGTCTTGTTGTGCAACCAGTCGCTGGCCAGCAGCGAAGGGGGTGGCAAAGGTATTGACGCGGTGTTGGACGGGCTGACCGAAGCCCAGGTCAAAGGCCAGTGGCAGCCCAGCGACGCGGGTGAGCTGCGCCGCCGTGCGCTGCTGCCAGCCACCCCGGCCGTGGAGTGGGACGCCCTGATGGTGCAGCCAGCCTATATGCACGCGCTGGACTGGATTGCCTGA
- a CDS encoding GNAT family N-acetyltransferase: MRDFPALTTPRLHLREIVAADVPALFAIHSNTEAMRWFGADPLQTLQDAEKLVEMFASWRKLPNPGTRWGITDRANGQLLGTCGLFRWNRNWRSCAIGYELAPAAWGQGLMHEALNSMLDWGFEHMALNRVEAQVHPHNTPSIKRLEALGFVREGLSRQAGFWLGEYRDLLQYALLRNERPPLSGATTP; this comes from the coding sequence ATGCGTGACTTCCCCGCGCTGACCACACCCCGCCTGCACCTGCGCGAAATCGTAGCCGCCGACGTCCCCGCACTCTTCGCCATCCACAGCAACACCGAAGCCATGCGCTGGTTTGGCGCAGACCCTCTGCAGACCCTGCAGGATGCCGAAAAACTGGTCGAGATGTTTGCCAGCTGGCGCAAGCTGCCCAACCCCGGCACGCGCTGGGGCATCACCGACCGGGCCAACGGGCAACTGTTGGGCACCTGTGGTCTGTTCAGGTGGAACCGCAACTGGCGCAGCTGCGCCATAGGTTATGAACTGGCACCGGCCGCCTGGGGCCAGGGCCTGATGCACGAGGCGCTGAACAGCATGCTGGACTGGGGTTTTGAACACATGGCCCTGAACCGGGTCGAGGCCCAGGTGCACCCGCACAACACCCCGTCCATCAAACGGCTGGAAGCGCTGGGCTTTGTACGCGAAGGGCTGTCGCGCCAGGCCGGTTTCTGGTTGGGCGAATACCGCGATCTCCTGCAATACGCGCTGCTGCGCAACGAACGACCACCCCTCTCTGGAGCCACCACACCATGA
- a CDS encoding nitronate monooxygenase family protein has translation MTLQQHLGIELPIIQAPMAGIQTSAMAIAVSNAGGLGSLPAAMLTLEVLRQELSTIRAQTDKPFNVNFFCHTPPAPDAHREAAWRSTLTLYYAEYGIDPTAIAPGVGRMPFNTEVCDVVEPFAPPVVSFHFGLPNAILLARVRGWGAKVLCSATTVEEGLWLQAQGVDAVIAQGLEAGGHRGHFLSDDLSQQMGTYALLPQMVRALQVPVIAAGGIADAKGVSAALAMGAAAVQVGTAYMLCPEATTSSLHRAALQSDAARHTALTNLFTGRPARGIVNRVMRELGAINPAAPHFPQATTAIAPLRTKAEASGLGDFSPLWSGQNASGCKAVPAAQLTRELAGV, from the coding sequence ATGACACTGCAACAACACCTGGGCATAGAACTCCCAATCATCCAGGCGCCCATGGCCGGCATACAGACCAGTGCCATGGCCATCGCCGTGTCCAACGCCGGCGGACTGGGCTCCCTGCCCGCCGCCATGCTGACACTGGAAGTGCTGCGCCAAGAGCTGAGTACTATCCGCGCCCAGACCGACAAGCCCTTCAATGTCAATTTCTTTTGCCACACACCACCCGCACCCGATGCCCACCGCGAGGCCGCCTGGCGCAGCACGTTGACACTCTACTACGCCGAATACGGCATTGACCCCACGGCGATTGCGCCCGGAGTGGGCCGCATGCCCTTCAACACCGAAGTGTGCGACGTAGTGGAGCCGTTTGCGCCGCCGGTGGTCAGCTTCCACTTTGGCCTGCCCAATGCAATCCTGCTGGCGCGCGTGCGCGGCTGGGGCGCCAAGGTGTTGTGTTCGGCCACCACGGTGGAAGAAGGCCTGTGGCTGCAGGCCCAGGGTGTGGACGCCGTCATCGCCCAGGGCCTGGAAGCCGGTGGCCACCGCGGGCATTTCCTCAGTGACGACCTCAGCCAGCAAATGGGCACCTATGCCCTGCTGCCGCAAATGGTGCGCGCATTGCAGGTTCCTGTGATTGCTGCGGGCGGCATTGCAGATGCCAAAGGTGTGTCCGCCGCACTGGCCATGGGGGCCGCGGCCGTACAGGTTGGCACAGCCTACATGTTGTGCCCCGAAGCCACCACCAGTAGCCTGCACCGCGCCGCATTACAGAGCGACGCAGCCCGCCACACGGCGCTGACCAACCTGTTCACCGGGCGGCCGGCGCGCGGCATTGTCAACCGCGTGATGCGGGAGCTGGGTGCCATCAACCCGGCGGCACCACATTTCCCGCAGGCCACCACGGCCATCGCCCCGCTGCGGACCAAGGCCGAGGCTTCGGGCCTGGGGGATTTTTCGCCCCTGTGGTCGGGCCAGAACGCCAGTGGCTGCAAGGCGGTACCGGCTGCGCAGTTGACGCGGGAGTTGGCTGGGGTCTAG
- a CDS encoding adenylate/guanylate cyclase domain-containing protein, with translation MQDHQDDANHGTPTKGWPGLLQAQGLQFDNPAEEQRFAKEYVEDYRQFHQLSIFLGIMLYYIFFLWDRIIDPVNYGYTQAIRGLVFAPMGLVCIGLLQLDRMRKAHEWLVITTLTLANMGLTVIYCILTDGMNYGSVGIVLVTLFTFMLLRVRFVFYLLYSVATLVAFNLGQWYANTQAGMFGINNLCVVSAALMGLFAAFHRERDMRRKFVVEDELRAAKRKVEELLYSMLPDDIVRRINLGEKVIADSYGEVSIVFADLVGFTHLARKLSPNHLVETLNQLFSEFDQLAAKFQIEKIKTIGDAYMAISGVGKDKEGQAERAADFAIGIREIVARMSDRNDFDMHVRIGLHIGPVVAGVIGSARPAFDCWGDAVNLASRLEASARSGAIHISEQAYWRLRDTFVIEQGEDVDLKGMGKTPSFALLGRRGAGTATGY, from the coding sequence ATGCAAGATCACCAGGACGACGCGAACCACGGAACACCGACCAAGGGCTGGCCCGGCCTCTTGCAAGCCCAGGGCCTGCAGTTCGACAATCCTGCGGAGGAACAAAGGTTCGCCAAGGAGTATGTAGAGGACTACCGGCAGTTTCACCAGCTCTCGATCTTCCTGGGGATCATGCTGTACTACATCTTCTTTCTGTGGGACCGCATCATCGACCCGGTGAACTACGGCTACACACAGGCCATACGCGGCCTGGTCTTTGCACCCATGGGTCTGGTCTGCATAGGCCTGCTGCAACTGGACCGCATGCGCAAGGCCCACGAATGGCTGGTCATCACAACGCTGACACTGGCCAATATGGGCCTGACCGTCATCTACTGCATACTGACCGATGGCATGAACTACGGCAGCGTGGGTATTGTGCTGGTCACGCTGTTCACCTTCATGCTGCTGCGGGTGCGCTTTGTGTTTTACCTGCTGTACAGCGTTGCCACACTGGTGGCCTTCAACCTGGGCCAGTGGTATGCCAACACACAGGCCGGCATGTTTGGCATCAACAACTTGTGTGTAGTGTCCGCTGCGCTGATGGGCCTGTTTGCCGCCTTCCACCGCGAGCGCGACATGCGCCGCAAGTTTGTCGTCGAGGACGAGCTGCGCGCCGCCAAGCGTAAGGTGGAGGAGCTGCTGTACTCCATGCTGCCCGACGACATCGTTCGGCGCATCAACCTCGGCGAGAAAGTGATTGCCGATTCGTATGGAGAGGTCAGCATCGTCTTTGCCGACCTGGTAGGTTTTACCCATCTGGCGCGCAAGCTGTCGCCCAATCACTTGGTTGAAACATTGAACCAGTTGTTCTCCGAATTCGACCAGTTGGCGGCGAAGTTCCAGATTGAAAAGATCAAGACCATTGGCGATGCCTACATGGCAATCTCCGGTGTCGGCAAGGACAAGGAGGGCCAGGCGGAACGGGCCGCCGACTTTGCCATCGGCATCCGCGAGATCGTGGCCCGCATGTCCGACCGTAACGACTTTGACATGCATGTGCGCATAGGCCTGCACATTGGCCCGGTGGTGGCCGGCGTCATCGGCAGCGCACGCCCGGCCTTTGACTGCTGGGGTGACGCCGTCAACCTGGCCAGCCGGCTGGAGGCCAGTGCTCGCAGCGGCGCCATCCATATCTCCGAGCAGGCCTACTGGCGACTGCGCGATACCTTTGTCATTGAGCAAGGTGAGGACGTAGATCTGAAAGGCATGGGCAAGACGCCGTCGTTTGCGCTGCTGGGGCGGCGCGGGGCCGGCACTGCGACGGGGTATTGA
- the murA gene encoding UDP-N-acetylglucosamine 1-carboxyvinyltransferase — MSTFEIEGGIPLRGTVRASGNKNAILPMIAACILTDQEMVLDNVPDIIDVRHMLDVLVALGGKVERSGQRVSIHMAQINGSEISRELCNKVRTSILCVAPLLHRTGKAKLYPPGGDVIGRRRLDTHFYGLQKLGAVLASNGSYDFAVPNRLRGAELFFDEPSVTGTEHIMMAAAVSEGHTLIRNAACEPHVQDLAVMLNAMGAKISGIGTNQLSVEGVPSLHGTTHMVCHDHIEAASYLALAAATGGEIRVEGTDLHAYWMCHRVFETLGVKIELYKDHIYLPPNQELRILRDNDGTMPVIGDGPWPQFASDQMSCMITLATQVEGNVLFFEKMFESRLYFVDRLIGMGANAIVCDPHRVVISGRSKLRGTTMSSPDIRAGMALLGAALCATGKSTVQNANMIERGYERVEEKLLSLGARITRKG, encoded by the coding sequence ATGTCAACTTTTGAAATTGAAGGCGGTATTCCGCTGCGCGGTACCGTGCGTGCCTCGGGCAACAAAAACGCCATATTGCCGATGATTGCGGCCTGCATACTGACCGACCAGGAGATGGTGCTGGACAACGTGCCCGACATCATAGACGTGCGCCATATGTTGGACGTCCTGGTTGCGCTGGGCGGCAAGGTCGAGCGCAGTGGCCAGCGGGTCAGCATCCACATGGCGCAGATCAACGGCAGCGAGATCAGCCGCGAGCTGTGCAACAAGGTACGCACCTCCATCCTGTGCGTGGCGCCACTGCTGCACCGGACCGGCAAAGCCAAGCTGTACCCGCCCGGTGGCGACGTGATTGGCCGCCGCCGCCTGGACACGCATTTCTACGGCCTGCAGAAGCTGGGCGCGGTGCTAGCTTCCAACGGCAGTTACGACTTTGCGGTGCCCAACCGGCTGCGGGGTGCCGAACTCTTTTTTGACGAGCCTTCTGTCACGGGTACCGAACACATCATGATGGCCGCCGCAGTGAGCGAAGGCCACACGCTGATCCGCAATGCTGCCTGCGAGCCGCATGTGCAAGACCTGGCGGTGATGCTCAACGCCATGGGCGCCAAGATCAGCGGCATCGGCACCAACCAGCTCAGCGTCGAGGGTGTGCCATCACTGCACGGCACTACACACATGGTGTGCCACGACCATATTGAAGCGGCGTCTTACCTGGCCCTGGCCGCCGCAACCGGTGGCGAGATCCGGGTTGAGGGCACCGACCTGCACGCCTACTGGATGTGCCACCGCGTCTTTGAGACGCTGGGCGTCAAGATCGAGCTGTACAAAGACCACATCTACCTTCCGCCGAACCAGGAGCTGCGCATCCTGCGCGACAACGACGGCACCATGCCGGTGATTGGCGACGGCCCCTGGCCCCAGTTTGCCAGCGATCAGATGAGCTGCATGATCACGCTGGCCACGCAGGTGGAGGGTAATGTGTTGTTCTTCGAAAAGATGTTTGAGTCGCGCCTGTATTTTGTGGACCGCCTGATTGGCATGGGCGCCAACGCCATCGTGTGTGACCCCCACCGTGTAGTCATCAGCGGGCGCTCCAAACTACGGGGCACCACCATGAGCTCCCCCGACATCCGTGCAGGCATGGCATTGCTGGGTGCGGCCCTGTGCGCCACCGGCAAGTCGACGGTACAAAACGCCAACATGATCGAGCGCGGTTATGAGCGTGTCGAAGAAAAGCTGCTGAGCCTGGGCGCTCGGATCACGCGCAAGGGTTGA
- a CDS encoding ankyrin repeat domain-containing protein, which translates to MTKSERSQTRTRAGKGAEALTVFAIVWDTIVLKLMVPTGDIPFWFKALFVLAGVGVTWGALYLWRQRLKGGGARLKLSQDPVPHGVPVTVEFQIDRSITANQWQVEAKLESSARNQSGFGLVWSQDYPARAVDAHHIRAEVTLPSDMPSTAASDRDMAYSMTLTLRADGVEWTFDLKTRKARESELQFAPRDTRNLGNKKPTYTPEQVAAIRKRWAPWGWGLIALALVAQFSFFLDLNVWTRAKALIGAGAETTGVDTEAFDIRVTNYLVNDWALRGRLVGKAHVAQGVLIVQVESLDVQPVGACEADSRVCEVESVSLLLSQDGEKNFSTLAQSGSIAVNANLREVTRWSLPPQKKGVEIRMPLPAAVETHGVRLKLQIRSAGGSTVYPEHGPYLNLHRALAKARGASDPCEQVKGELELVRAGCGERLRGAAIQDKDGLLLEALKTENFDTATLLLAAGARADAHSAEDAGRTALGYAAASNDVAMVERLLATGANVNARKTNEQGQIVTALTQALRTDAAAAVHRLIQAGAEPTTNDPTGWTPMHIAAYESATESIAELVRAGADINERTPAYRKQTALQTAVQFGSAATVQAFVQLGADRLLQDNQGQNACDWAKFFKRNAEIQATVCAE; encoded by the coding sequence GTGACAAAGTCCGAACGCTCACAGACCCGCACCCGCGCCGGAAAAGGCGCAGAGGCTCTAACCGTGTTCGCCATCGTGTGGGACACCATCGTGCTCAAGCTGATGGTCCCCACGGGCGATATTCCGTTTTGGTTCAAGGCACTGTTTGTGTTGGCGGGGGTGGGGGTGACCTGGGGTGCGCTGTACCTATGGCGCCAGCGTCTCAAAGGGGGCGGCGCCCGCCTGAAACTGTCCCAGGACCCGGTGCCGCATGGTGTGCCGGTGACGGTAGAGTTTCAGATCGACCGGTCCATCACCGCAAACCAATGGCAGGTAGAAGCAAAGCTGGAGTCGTCAGCGCGCAACCAAAGCGGGTTTGGCTTGGTCTGGAGCCAGGACTACCCCGCCAGGGCTGTAGACGCCCACCACATCCGGGCGGAGGTGACCCTGCCCAGTGACATGCCCAGCACCGCGGCGTCCGACCGTGACATGGCGTACAGCATGACACTGACCTTGCGGGCAGACGGCGTGGAATGGACCTTCGACTTGAAGACGCGCAAGGCCCGCGAAAGCGAGTTGCAGTTTGCACCGCGTGACACCCGCAACCTTGGCAACAAAAAACCCACATACACGCCAGAACAAGTGGCGGCCATCCGCAAGCGGTGGGCTCCATGGGGCTGGGGCTTGATTGCGCTGGCGCTGGTGGCGCAGTTTTCGTTTTTTCTGGACCTGAATGTGTGGACGCGTGCCAAGGCCCTGATCGGTGCAGGTGCCGAGACCACTGGCGTCGACACCGAAGCGTTTGACATCCGGGTCACCAATTACCTGGTCAACGATTGGGCGTTGCGCGGCCGGCTGGTGGGCAAGGCGCACGTGGCCCAGGGCGTGCTTATCGTGCAGGTTGAATCGCTGGACGTGCAACCCGTGGGTGCCTGCGAGGCGGACAGCCGCGTGTGTGAAGTTGAATCGGTGAGTCTCTTGCTCTCGCAAGACGGAGAGAAGAATTTTTCCACGCTCGCGCAGAGTGGCTCGATTGCCGTGAACGCCAATCTGCGGGAGGTCACGCGCTGGAGTCTGCCGCCACAGAAAAAGGGTGTTGAGATCCGCATGCCCCTACCTGCGGCCGTGGAGACACACGGTGTGCGGCTCAAACTGCAGATCCGCTCGGCGGGTGGCTCCACGGTCTACCCGGAGCACGGCCCCTACCTCAATCTGCACCGTGCCCTGGCCAAGGCGCGCGGGGCCAGCGATCCTTGTGAACAGGTAAAGGGTGAACTGGAACTGGTACGCGCGGGTTGCGGCGAGCGCCTGCGCGGTGCTGCAATACAAGACAAGGATGGTCTGCTGCTGGAAGCGCTCAAGACCGAAAACTTCGACACGGCCACGCTGCTGCTGGCCGCCGGTGCCCGTGCCGACGCGCATAGCGCGGAAGACGCCGGCCGCACGGCCCTGGGTTATGCGGCGGCGAGTAATGACGTAGCGATGGTCGAGCGGCTATTGGCCACCGGCGCAAATGTGAATGCCCGAAAGACCAACGAACAGGGGCAAATCGTGACCGCACTCACGCAGGCATTGCGCACGGACGCGGCGGCCGCTGTCCACCGCCTGATCCAGGCCGGCGCAGAACCAACCACCAACGACCCGACCGGCTGGACGCCCATGCATATTGCGGCGTATGAAAGCGCCACGGAGTCGATCGCGGAACTGGTCCGCGCGGGCGCCGACATCAACGAGCGCACCCCGGCCTACCGGAAACAGACAGCCCTGCAAACGGCCGTGCAGTTTGGCAGTGCTGCGACCGTGCAAGCCTTTGTGCAGCTGGGTGCCGACCGGTTGCTCCAAGACAACCAGGGCCAGAATGCCTGTGATTGGGCGAAGTTTTTTAAGCGCAACGCCGAGATCCAGGCCACGGTCTGTGCAGAGTAG